From one Anabas testudineus chromosome 18, fAnaTes1.2, whole genome shotgun sequence genomic stretch:
- the LOC113168104 gene encoding coxsackievirus and adenovirus receptor homolog, producing the protein MQIRIMFSKWVLCASLFTHVLNCFAYSELTAKPGDDVLLSCQVPRYHDILLLKWSRSDLQTEDLVFFFRDNHFYEDFQHPSYHGRVELRDPEMKDGDASLILENVNFNDAGTYECHVRITGRHGLDLFSSIELIVKFSDPLQIKVKTGEDVILPCQHPRGADIKLLMWRRTDLMEDICVWLHGTLLVEHSSFYGRVELKDPQMKDGDASLILENINFNDAGTYECYVHKTFQRRLINTIILMVDNSDDFTKFSETTWDWGKVVVIVSLSVVIAVHFISLVCLIHKKCKELRNQNLNQTPADQAGDLELHELNDLEGKTNEEETTVET; encoded by the exons ATGCAAATTAGAATAATGTTTTCAAAATGGGTCCTCTGCGCTTCTTTGTTCACACATGTCCTTAACTGTTTTGCCTACAGTG AGCTGACAGCAAAACCCGGAGATGACGTCCTTCTTTCATGTCAAGTACCCAGATATCatgacattttactgttaaaatgGAGCAGATCTGACCTGCAAACAGAGGatcttgtcttcttcttcagagaTAATCACTTTTATGAAGACTTCCAGCATCCGTCTTATCATGGTCGTGTAGAGCTGAGAGATCCAGAAATGAAGGATGGAGACGCTTCTTTGATTCTGGAGAACGTCAACTTTAATGATGCTGGGACATATGAGTGTCATGTTAGAATCACTGGAAGACACGGTCTTGATCTCTTCAGCAGCATCGAACTGATCGTTAAGTTCTCAG ATCCTCTACAGATTAAAGTGAAAACTGGAGAGGATGTGATTCTTCCATGTCAGCATCCCAGAGGTGCTGACATCAAACTGTTAATGTGGAGGCGAACAGACTTGATGGAAGACATCTGTGTTTGGCTACATGGGACACTGTTGGTTGAGCATTCATCATTTTATGgtcgagtggagctgaaagatcctcagatgaaggacggagacgcATCATTGATTCTGGAGAACATCAACTTCAACGATGCAGGGACATATGAGTGTTATGTTCACAAGACGTTCCAACGCCGACTCATTAACACTATTATCCTGATGGTCGACAACTCAGATGACTTTACGAAGTTTAGTGAGACCACCTGGGACTGGGGAAAGGTTGTAGTAATAGTCAGTTTGTCAGTCGTTATTgctgtgcattttatttctcttgtctgtctgatacataaaaaatgtaaagaactCAGAAATCAGAATTTAAACCAAACTCCTGCTGATCAAGCCGGTGACCTTGAACTCCATGAGCTCAATGATTTAGAGGGAAAGACAAATGAGGAGGAAACAACAGTGGAGACATGA